The proteins below are encoded in one region of Pseudobacteroides sp.:
- a CDS encoding response regulator → MPSVLIVDDAAFMRTSLKLMLERNGFTVVGEAENGVACIQKYVELKPDIVTMDITMPILDGIEATKKIKELDPKAKVIIVSAMGQEAYVRDAVVAGAKNFIVKPFKEDHVMKVLNSL, encoded by the coding sequence ATGCCAAGTGTTTTAATAGTTGATGATGCAGCATTCATGAGGACATCGCTGAAACTGATGCTTGAAAGGAATGGTTTTACCGTTGTGGGAGAAGCAGAGAACGGAGTCGCATGTATTCAGAAGTATGTAGAGCTAAAGCCCGATATAGTTACAATGGATATTACAATGCCTATCCTAGATGGTATAGAAGCAACCAAAAAGATTAAGGAATTGGATCCAAAAGCAAAAGTAATCATAGTATCGGCAATGGGGCAGGAGGCATATGTGAGGGATGCTGTAGTAGCAGGTGCCAAGAATTTTATAGTAAAGCCATTCAAGGAAGATCATGTCATGAAAGTTTTAAATTCATTGTAA
- a CDS encoding chemotaxis response regulator protein-glutamate methylesterase has protein sequence MNNRKIKVLVVDDSLVFRETLAKGISKDRGLEVVATASDPFMARDKIIEFEPDVMTLDVEMPKMDGIEFLRRLMPQYPLPVVVVSAVSSNVFDALNAGAVDFVTKPDVRYGTNMDSLINELVIKIKIASTAKLGHWKNNKPNDKTLDSANARNKDIIIAIGASTGGTEAIYEVIRKFPEDMPGVVIVQHMPPVFTRMYAERLNNTCSLTVKEAKTGDLVVPGTVLIAPGDSHMRLKRGGSIYSVECFKGDKVNGHCPSVDVLFDSVSKVAGKNAIGIILTGMGYDGAKGLLEMKSKGAKTVGQDEASSVVYGMPKVAYDIGAVEKQAPVSDIARVVYSYVKSVT, from the coding sequence ATGAATAACAGAAAAATAAAAGTTTTGGTCGTCGATGACTCATTGGTTTTTAGGGAAACCCTCGCAAAGGGTATTTCAAAAGACAGGGGGCTGGAGGTAGTGGCTACAGCGTCTGATCCTTTTATGGCAAGGGATAAGATTATAGAATTTGAGCCTGATGTTATGACATTAGACGTTGAAATGCCCAAAATGGACGGTATTGAATTTCTAAGAAGGCTTATGCCTCAATACCCTCTGCCAGTAGTAGTGGTAAGTGCTGTCAGCAGTAATGTGTTTGATGCTTTGAATGCAGGAGCTGTGGATTTTGTTACAAAGCCTGATGTGAGGTATGGGACCAATATGGACAGCCTTATTAACGAGCTTGTTATCAAAATAAAAATTGCATCTACAGCCAAGCTGGGGCATTGGAAAAACAATAAACCAAATGACAAGACATTGGATAGTGCAAATGCCAGGAATAAAGATATAATAATTGCAATAGGTGCATCAACTGGGGGCACTGAAGCAATATATGAGGTTATAAGGAAATTTCCGGAGGATATGCCCGGAGTGGTTATTGTGCAGCATATGCCTCCTGTTTTTACAAGAATGTATGCTGAAAGGCTAAACAACACATGTTCATTAACTGTAAAGGAAGCTAAGACCGGTGATTTGGTTGTACCTGGGACTGTACTTATTGCTCCCGGTGACAGCCATATGAGGCTGAAAAGGGGTGGCAGTATATATTCTGTAGAGTGCTTTAAAGGTGATAAGGTAAACGGTCATTGTCCCTCGGTTGATGTGCTTTTTGATTCGGTATCAAAAGTAGCCGGAAAGAATGCAATAGGTATCATCTTAACCGGAATGGGTTATGATGGTGCCAAGGGACTTTTGGAGATGAAGAGCAAGGGTGCTAAGACAGTAGGGCAGGATGAGGCTAGCTCCGTGGTTTATGGAATGCCAAAAGTTGCATATGACATAGGTGCTGTTGAAAAACAAGCCCCGGTTAGTGATATTGCCCGGGTTGTGTATTCTTATGTAAAATCGGTTACCTAG
- a CDS encoding penicillin-binding transpeptidase domain-containing protein has protein sequence MSSLQKIKKGRIAFVLFIFVAMITALIGRFVWLQIIEGGKLSSAALAQQTRDTLISPRRGNIYDRNRKELAVSIPYYTISVCPENIHKLKEDADEIASMLSQILQTDKNEISKKLANKKSKYQLIKRKVDKDTSEKIKTWIKEKKIEGVYLEEEPKRYYPAGSLASHVIGFTDFENSGVLGIERTMDKYLKGKPGKILSEVDAGGQGVMPGESKVIDVRDGSNIVLTIDEVIQDIADRALSEAITQFKVVNGGTAIVMDPRTGEILAMVSKPDFDLNKPTGVPQGADPTKWKGTGENEGKFLWNYIWKNKTLADTYEPGSTFKTITSAIGIEEGLVTPDTTVNDFTYRLTPNSPKIDCHLPNRHGVESFRLSMYRSCNPVYAKLSQDVGLDRFYGYMKAFGFYDKTGIELPEELGGIFQEKPTKLDMAVASFGQRFTITPLQLITAYSAIANGGKLLEPHIVKEITDQDGNIIERNEPEVVRNVISRQTSETLKDILLGVVSDPNGTGGKSYVKGYGVAGKTGTAETTKNTNRLGLPDLAKNLNIPWAVPIDYKDEERYVASFAGLAPIDNPVITILVTLDYPNMKEHTGGYVAAPVAGKIIEETLEHLGVERKYTERDKKLIPREYTVPDVRNMDIENAAAELKKSKLDFIKEDLGDVKNTKVISQYPKPGTIVRENSFITLYMYKTDKPVMVKVPDLSKKTVLEAINTLNDIGLNIKVNGEGFAVSQSVLPGKEVQKGYEVGVNFETGSNLDD, from the coding sequence TTGAGCTCATTACAAAAGATAAAAAAGGGGAGAATTGCTTTTGTATTATTCATATTTGTAGCCATGATAACTGCCTTGATTGGCAGGTTTGTCTGGCTTCAGATCATTGAAGGCGGCAAGCTAAGTTCAGCGGCTTTGGCACAGCAGACAAGAGATACATTGATATCCCCAAGAAGAGGGAATATTTATGACAGGAATAGAAAAGAGCTTGCAGTGAGTATACCCTATTATACAATATCCGTGTGCCCTGAGAATATCCACAAGCTGAAGGAGGATGCGGACGAAATAGCATCAATGTTGTCCCAGATTCTTCAGACCGATAAAAACGAAATTTCAAAAAAGCTGGCAAACAAAAAAAGTAAATACCAGCTTATAAAAAGGAAAGTGGATAAGGATACCTCCGAAAAGATTAAGACCTGGATTAAGGAAAAAAAGATTGAGGGTGTTTATCTTGAAGAAGAGCCGAAAAGATACTATCCTGCTGGCAGTTTAGCTTCACATGTTATTGGGTTTACAGACTTTGAAAACAGTGGGGTGCTGGGTATTGAAAGAACCATGGATAAATACCTGAAAGGAAAACCTGGTAAAATTTTGAGTGAGGTTGATGCAGGCGGTCAGGGAGTAATGCCTGGAGAAAGCAAGGTCATCGATGTAAGGGATGGGTCAAATATAGTCCTTACAATTGATGAAGTGATTCAGGATATAGCAGATAGGGCTTTGAGTGAAGCTATAACCCAGTTTAAGGTTGTTAACGGGGGGACTGCAATTGTAATGGATCCCAGGACAGGTGAAATTCTTGCGATGGTTTCAAAGCCTGATTTCGATTTGAATAAGCCCACCGGTGTGCCGCAAGGGGCAGATCCAACCAAATGGAAAGGTACCGGAGAGAATGAAGGGAAATTCTTATGGAATTACATATGGAAAAATAAAACACTTGCTGACACTTATGAGCCTGGTTCAACATTTAAAACCATTACTTCTGCCATAGGTATAGAAGAAGGACTGGTTACTCCCGATACAACTGTTAACGATTTTACATACAGACTAACTCCCAATTCACCTAAAATAGATTGTCACCTACCCAACAGGCATGGAGTTGAAAGCTTCAGACTCAGTATGTATAGGTCTTGTAATCCTGTATACGCAAAGCTGTCTCAGGATGTTGGATTAGATAGATTTTATGGGTATATGAAAGCCTTTGGGTTTTATGATAAGACAGGTATAGAACTTCCTGAAGAACTTGGCGGTATATTTCAGGAGAAGCCTACAAAGTTGGATATGGCTGTTGCTTCCTTTGGACAGAGGTTTACAATAACGCCTCTTCAGCTAATAACGGCATACTCGGCTATTGCCAACGGAGGAAAACTTTTGGAACCTCATATAGTAAAAGAAATAACAGACCAGGATGGAAATATAATTGAAAGAAATGAACCTGAGGTTGTTAGAAATGTAATTTCAAGGCAGACCAGTGAAACATTAAAGGATATACTATTAGGTGTTGTCAGTGACCCTAACGGTACAGGAGGGAAATCATACGTAAAAGGGTATGGTGTTGCTGGTAAAACAGGTACAGCTGAAACAACAAAAAATACAAACAGATTAGGCTTGCCTGACTTGGCTAAAAACCTGAATATTCCATGGGCCGTGCCCATTGATTATAAGGATGAAGAAAGATATGTGGCTTCCTTTGCAGGGCTTGCACCTATCGATAACCCTGTAATTACAATATTGGTTACGCTGGACTATCCCAATATGAAAGAACACACAGGGGGGTATGTAGCGGCTCCCGTAGCTGGAAAAATTATTGAAGAGACACTGGAACATTTAGGTGTTGAAAGAAAATACACAGAGCGTGATAAGAAGCTTATTCCAAGGGAATACACTGTCCCTGATGTAAGAAATATGGATATTGAAAACGCTGCTGCAGAATTGAAAAAAAGCAAGCTTGATTTTATAAAGGAAGATTTGGGAGATGTTAAGAACACAAAGGTTATATCCCAATACCCAAAGCCGGGGACAATAGTAAGGGAGAATTCATTTATTACACTGTATATGTATAAAACCGATAAGCCTGTAATGGTAAAGGTACCTGACTTAAGCAAGAAAACTGTTTTGGAGGCCATAAATACACTTAATGATATTGGACTTAATATAAAGGTCAATGGGGAAGGTTTTGCTGTTTCCCAATCAGTTTTACCGGGCAAGGAAGTTCAAAAAGGATATGAGGTAGGAGTAAATTTTGAAACGGGCAGTAATCTGGATGACTAG
- a CDS encoding methyl-accepting chemotaxis protein, translating into MKWFHNLKISTKLLTGFIMVAIIAGVVGIVGAINMKNLDESNTLLYEKYTVPLNEVASIATLFQRIRVETRDLIIVNSKEEIAAITKTIEDLRKEIDAFSSEVEKTIVSKEFEKIFIEFVASRNEYSKHLDKLILLAEANKDSEAFNYLNGEMNKAAVAERDLIEKMSKMKVDAAKERSGNNTKQASSAIILMVVLIIVGMTLAVILGIIISRAISRPIKQTVVMLDEMKLGILNRRLRLGTKDEVGQMAAAMDEFASDLQNNVVGVMKKIAEGDVSVNVEPKDPQDEISPAIKKTIETIRGIISDTGSLIKSTQEGKLDTRGNAVVYSGSWRELVIGINSLIDAFVAPINVTADYLDRISKGDIPHKITDTYYGDFNEIKNNINTLIDNLNRFIEGMEYMSKQHDLGDIDVVVPEDKFEGAYKEMAKGVNAMVNGHITVMKKAMACLSEFGKGNFNAELEKFPGKKAFINENIEAMRKNLKDVNSEISKLIEASEEGRLSERGNDKAFAGDWASLIKGLNGLIDKIVEPILEAASVLDEMAKGNLQARVAGSYKGDHARIKEAMNFTLSTIAGYINEISSVLTEMANGNLNVTMSANYLGDFIEIRDSLNNIIISLNDVLGQMNNAAEQVAAGSRQVSESSQALSQGSTEQASSIEELTASMAEIAEQTKQNALNANQANDLAICAKDNAVQGNERMKGMLRSMEEINLASANISKIIKVIDEIAFQTNILALNAAVEAARAGQHGKGFAVVAEEVRNLAARSANAAKETTSLIEGTVRKVEDGTTIANDTAGALNLIVEGVTRATMLVGDIAKASNEQAIGISQVNQGISQVSQVTQSNSATAEESAAASEELSSQAEILNEMVSRFKLRKSNAIIGLEVNNDNAMAQEHHLKKKQQKNTKHKAETSAGKLNINLSDNDFGKY; encoded by the coding sequence ATGAAATGGTTTCACAATCTTAAGATAAGCACAAAGCTGCTTACAGGATTTATAATGGTAGCGATTATTGCAGGTGTGGTAGGTATTGTTGGAGCAATTAATATGAAGAATCTCGACGAATCCAATACGCTGCTTTATGAAAAATACACAGTGCCTTTAAATGAAGTTGCAAGTATTGCAACATTGTTTCAAAGGATTAGGGTGGAAACCAGGGATTTAATAATTGTAAATTCAAAGGAAGAGATTGCAGCTATCACTAAAACTATTGAAGATTTAAGAAAAGAAATAGATGCTTTCTCTTCAGAGGTAGAAAAAACAATTGTTTCTAAAGAGTTTGAAAAAATATTTATCGAGTTTGTTGCATCAAGAAACGAGTACAGTAAGCACCTGGACAAGCTGATACTGTTGGCTGAGGCAAATAAAGACTCAGAAGCATTTAATTATCTGAACGGTGAGATGAACAAGGCTGCAGTGGCTGAAAGGGACCTCATAGAAAAGATGTCCAAGATGAAGGTTGATGCAGCGAAGGAAAGATCGGGTAACAACACCAAACAGGCAAGTTCAGCTATCATTCTCATGGTGGTACTGATAATAGTAGGTATGACACTAGCAGTTATACTTGGAATAATTATATCCAGAGCGATATCAAGGCCCATAAAACAAACTGTTGTAATGCTGGATGAAATGAAGCTGGGGATACTCAATAGAAGGCTCAGGCTTGGTACAAAAGATGAAGTGGGGCAAATGGCTGCTGCAATGGATGAGTTTGCTAGTGATTTGCAGAATAATGTTGTTGGGGTCATGAAAAAAATTGCCGAGGGCGATGTGAGTGTAAATGTAGAACCAAAAGACCCACAGGATGAGATTTCACCAGCAATCAAAAAAACCATTGAAACCATAAGAGGGATTATTAGTGATACAGGAAGCCTTATTAAGTCTACTCAGGAAGGAAAACTTGATACAAGAGGAAATGCTGTTGTCTACTCCGGCAGTTGGAGGGAATTGGTCATTGGCATAAATAGCCTCATTGATGCTTTTGTAGCCCCTATCAATGTTACTGCCGACTATCTGGACAGAATAAGCAAGGGTGACATACCTCATAAGATTACAGATACTTATTATGGAGATTTTAACGAGATAAAGAATAATATAAACACTTTGATAGACAACCTTAACAGATTTATAGAGGGTATGGAATATATGTCAAAGCAGCATGACTTAGGTGACATTGATGTTGTTGTTCCTGAGGATAAGTTTGAAGGGGCATACAAAGAGATGGCAAAGGGTGTTAATGCAATGGTTAACGGCCATATAACAGTCATGAAGAAGGCTATGGCATGTCTATCGGAGTTTGGAAAGGGAAACTTTAATGCGGAATTGGAAAAATTTCCGGGTAAAAAGGCTTTTATAAATGAAAACATCGAAGCCATGAGAAAGAATTTGAAAGACGTTAACAGTGAAATTAGCAAACTGATAGAGGCTTCAGAGGAAGGAAGGCTCAGCGAGAGAGGAAACGATAAGGCTTTTGCCGGAGACTGGGCATCTCTTATAAAGGGCTTGAACGGACTTATCGATAAGATCGTTGAACCCATATTGGAAGCCGCTTCTGTTCTTGATGAAATGGCAAAGGGCAATCTGCAGGCCAGGGTAGCCGGCAGCTATAAAGGTGATCATGCCAGGATAAAAGAAGCAATGAACTTTACATTATCCACAATAGCAGGGTATATTAATGAAATTTCAAGCGTGTTGACAGAAATGGCAAACGGGAACCTGAATGTTACTATGTCTGCCAATTATCTCGGAGACTTTATCGAAATAAGGGATTCGCTAAATAATATAATCATATCTCTCAATGACGTTCTTGGACAAATGAACAATGCTGCTGAGCAAGTTGCTGCAGGATCAAGGCAGGTATCCGAATCCAGCCAGGCACTTTCGCAGGGATCTACCGAACAGGCAAGCTCCATAGAGGAATTAACCGCATCTATGGCAGAAATAGCCGAGCAAACAAAGCAAAATGCACTGAACGCGAATCAGGCCAATGATTTGGCTATATGTGCCAAGGATAATGCAGTACAGGGAAATGAGAGAATGAAGGGCATGCTTAGATCAATGGAGGAAATTAATTTAGCTTCTGCAAATATATCCAAAATAATAAAGGTAATAGATGAAATAGCGTTCCAGACAAATATTCTTGCTCTTAATGCGGCTGTTGAAGCGGCAAGGGCAGGGCAGCACGGTAAAGGATTTGCTGTAGTAGCAGAGGAAGTAAGGAACTTGGCAGCAAGAAGTGCCAATGCAGCAAAAGAAACCACTTCTCTTATTGAGGGTACAGTGCGTAAGGTAGAAGACGGCACGACCATTGCAAATGATACGGCAGGAGCACTTAATTTGATAGTAGAAGGTGTAACAAGAGCTACAATGCTGGTAGGAGATATAGCCAAGGCTTCAAATGAGCAGGCGATAGGCATTAGCCAGGTTAATCAGGGAATTAGCCAGGTATCTCAGGTAACCCAGTCCAATTCAGCTACTGCTGAAGAAAGTGCTGCAGCAAGCGAAGAACTTTCCAGCCAGGCAGAAATTTTAAATGAGATGGTATCAAGGTTCAAATTAAGAAAGTCAAATGCCATTATTGGCCTTGAAGTTAATAATGATAATGCGATGGCACAGGAACATCATTTGAAGAAAAAGCAACAAAAAAACACAAAGCATAAAGCTGAGACATCTGCAGGAAAGTTAAATATAAATTTAAGCGATAATGATTTTGGAAAGTATTAA
- a CDS encoding protein-glutamate O-methyltransferase CheR, producing the protein MDLDISKSITDKEFVLITDFLKTNYGVRIGPEKKSLLVSRLGSLLKDKGFTKFSELYDYVIADRTGEAVVNLVDKLTTNHTFFMRESDHFEYFGNTILPWLENGIRDRDLRVWSAGCSTGEEPYTLSMLINDHFEGKKGMWNTKLLATDISTVVLNKAAAGIYSNEQIEMLPANWKVKYLDRINDENYGIKRHIKDNVIFRRFNLMEDIFPFKKKFHVIFCRNVMIYFDENTKKTLINKFYDMTEPGGYLFIGHSESIGREQSRYKYIMPAVYRK; encoded by the coding sequence TTGGATTTGGATATTTCAAAAAGCATAACCGATAAAGAGTTTGTGCTTATAACTGACTTTTTAAAGACAAATTACGGGGTAAGGATCGGACCGGAGAAAAAGTCTCTTTTAGTAAGCAGGTTGGGATCCTTACTCAAGGATAAGGGGTTTACAAAGTTTTCAGAGCTTTATGATTATGTCATTGCTGATCGGACAGGTGAAGCAGTAGTGAATTTAGTGGATAAACTTACAACAAATCATACCTTTTTTATGAGAGAAAGTGATCACTTTGAATACTTCGGAAATACAATTTTACCTTGGTTGGAGAATGGCATAAGGGACAGGGATTTAAGGGTCTGGAGTGCTGGTTGTTCGACAGGAGAGGAACCTTATACCCTCAGTATGCTTATAAATGACCATTTTGAAGGAAAAAAAGGAATGTGGAATACAAAACTGCTTGCCACTGATATTTCCACAGTAGTATTAAATAAAGCCGCAGCAGGTATTTATTCAAATGAGCAGATAGAAATGCTTCCTGCAAACTGGAAGGTTAAATATCTTGACAGAATTAACGATGAGAATTATGGGATTAAACGGCACATAAAGGATAATGTGATCTTTCGGAGGTTTAATTTGATGGAGGACATCTTTCCGTTCAAGAAAAAATTCCATGTTATATTTTGCAGGAACGTAATGATTTACTTTGATGAAAATACAAAAAAGACTTTGATTAATAAATTTTATGATATGACAGAGCCAGGAGGCTACCTCTTTATCGGTCACTCAGAGTCCATAGGCAGGGAACAGTCGCGGTATAAATATATAATGCCAGCAGTATATAGAAAATAG
- a CDS encoding acetylxylan esterase produces the protein MNQPYDMPLSELKEYLPALTREKDFNAFWENSLSELESVPLEYSLDPIDYPAKGIKMYKLSFKGFNNSHISGWFAIPQTQGPHPGILHFHGYNWAFDGRHHDVANYALRGYAVLFMFCRGQQGDSIDNVVSTHGHSTGWMTKGLLSPEKYYYRAVYMDAVRAAEILASIEGVNKDKIAVVGESQGGALALATAALSPIPVLSVTEYPFLSHFNRAIDICPEGPYGELNEFFRRNSADPQIEIEAKKTLSYFDMMNLAPNIKCHCLTSIGLVDTITPPSTVFAAFNHMKCSKEISVFRYFGHEYIPGFLDKKLKTLMEFLL, from the coding sequence ATGAATCAACCCTATGATATGCCTTTAAGTGAATTAAAAGAATATTTACCAGCTCTGACAAGAGAGAAAGATTTCAACGCATTCTGGGAAAATTCTCTTTCCGAATTAGAATCTGTCCCTTTGGAGTATTCTCTTGACCCCATTGATTATCCTGCCAAGGGTATAAAAATGTATAAGCTCAGCTTTAAGGGCTTTAATAATTCCCATATATCAGGATGGTTTGCAATTCCACAGACCCAAGGTCCTCATCCGGGTATACTGCATTTTCATGGCTATAACTGGGCTTTTGACGGCAGGCATCATGATGTGGCTAATTATGCCCTTCGTGGATATGCCGTACTTTTTATGTTCTGCAGGGGCCAGCAGGGAGACAGCATTGATAATGTAGTATCCACCCATGGACACAGCACAGGCTGGATGACCAAGGGCTTGCTATCACCTGAAAAATACTACTATCGAGCGGTTTACATGGATGCGGTTAGAGCTGCGGAAATATTGGCATCTATCGAAGGCGTCAACAAAGACAAAATAGCAGTAGTGGGAGAGAGCCAGGGTGGTGCCTTAGCTTTAGCTACTGCAGCATTATCGCCAATTCCGGTACTTTCTGTTACCGAATACCCATTTCTGTCTCACTTTAATAGGGCAATAGATATTTGTCCAGAGGGGCCATATGGTGAATTGAATGAATTTTTCAGGCGTAATTCAGCAGATCCTCAAATTGAGATTGAAGCCAAAAAGACCCTCTCATATTTTGATATGATGAATCTTGCACCTAATATTAAATGTCACTGCCTCACATCAATAGGACTTGTTGACACAATTACTCCTCCATCAACCGTGTTTGCCGCATTCAACCATATGAAATGCTCAAAGGAAATATCTGTGTTCAGATATTTCGGTCATGAATATATACCCGGGTTTCTTGATAAGAAGCTTAAGACATTGATGGAATTTCTTCTTTAA
- a CDS encoding chemotaxis protein CheA → MSDNYREPMLEMYKFETNQLIEQLEQLIISSEKSSCYSQEAINEIFRIMHTIKGSSAMMLFNGISTLAHSIEDLFFFLRESKPAKVDYIKLSDLILCCTDFIKEELSKIERGIEPDGDSGDLVNNIKTYLGDLKGVGGISASEKAASSEEKTADNKKQKYYITYSLNGDTVKTCFRAALYFDDGCEMENIRAFSVLHSLKDVAQDIMSEPSDIIENEESAQVIRENGFKMFFNSNSSFEDIEKILKETIFLKKLELEVVEKGEAAPAIKKKPIIDLESPKPVMPESAKPEREKEQAGKSTQQNIISVNVSKLDKLMDLVGELVISEAMVTSNPDLRGLSLDNFSKAANQLKKITSELQDIVMSIRMVPLSGTFHKMNRIVRDMCKKLNKDVELEILGEETEVDKNIIENISDPLMHLIRNSIDHGIETKEERKQKGKSAKGKITLEAKNEGGEVIIIVKDDGRGLNKDKILRKAIDNGLIQDTGKDISEREIFSMIFLPGFSTKENVTEFSGRGVGMDVVSNNIEKIGGIVNVDSTVDEGTTMTIRIPLTLAIIDGMNIRVANSTYTIPITSIKESFRIKENELITDPDGNEMIMVRGDCYPVIRIHRLFNINDSITNIHEGITIMVESEMNTVCLFADELLGEQQVVVKALPQYIKKVRGIAGCTLLGEGTISLILDIAAIVKNK, encoded by the coding sequence TTGTCTGATAACTACAGAGAGCCTATGTTGGAAATGTACAAATTTGAGACAAATCAACTTATTGAGCAGTTGGAGCAGCTTATTATCTCAAGCGAAAAATCCAGTTGCTATTCTCAGGAAGCCATTAATGAGATTTTTAGAATTATGCATACAATAAAGGGCTCATCTGCAATGATGCTTTTTAATGGAATCTCTACTCTGGCACATTCAATAGAGGATTTGTTTTTTTTTCTGAGAGAATCAAAGCCTGCTAAGGTGGATTACATTAAACTAAGTGATCTTATTCTTTGCTGTACGGATTTTATCAAGGAAGAGCTCTCAAAGATTGAGAGGGGGATTGAGCCGGATGGTGACTCCGGAGATCTGGTAAATAACATCAAGACATACCTTGGGGATTTGAAAGGAGTTGGAGGCATTTCAGCATCTGAGAAAGCAGCCAGTTCCGAGGAAAAGACTGCTGATAATAAAAAACAGAAATATTATATTACCTATAGCTTAAATGGTGATACTGTAAAAACTTGCTTCAGGGCTGCTTTGTATTTTGACGATGGCTGCGAAATGGAGAACATTCGTGCCTTTTCAGTCCTACATTCTTTGAAGGATGTAGCACAAGATATAATGAGTGAGCCATCGGATATTATTGAAAATGAAGAAAGTGCCCAAGTTATAAGGGAAAACGGGTTCAAGATGTTTTTTAACAGCAACAGCTCCTTTGAAGACATTGAAAAGATCCTCAAAGAGACGATATTCCTAAAAAAGCTTGAGTTGGAAGTTGTGGAGAAGGGCGAGGCGGCTCCAGCAATTAAGAAAAAACCGATAATAGATCTTGAAAGCCCTAAACCTGTTATGCCTGAGTCTGCAAAACCTGAAAGGGAAAAGGAGCAGGCTGGTAAATCCACGCAGCAAAACATAATAAGCGTAAATGTAAGCAAGCTTGACAAACTTATGGACCTGGTTGGGGAATTGGTTATTTCTGAAGCAATGGTTACAAGCAATCCTGATTTGAGAGGCTTGAGCCTTGATAATTTCAGCAAGGCGGCAAACCAATTGAAGAAAATCACCAGTGAGCTTCAGGATATTGTCATGTCTATTAGAATGGTACCTCTATCTGGGACTTTCCACAAAATGAATAGAATTGTCCGAGATATGTGTAAGAAGCTCAATAAGGATGTAGAGCTTGAAATACTAGGTGAGGAAACAGAAGTTGACAAAAATATAATTGAAAATATATCCGACCCATTAATGCACCTTATAAGAAATTCAATTGATCATGGTATCGAAACAAAGGAAGAGAGAAAACAAAAAGGTAAGAGTGCAAAGGGAAAAATAACCCTGGAAGCTAAAAATGAGGGCGGAGAAGTAATAATCATTGTAAAGGATGACGGAAGAGGACTAAACAAGGATAAGATACTTCGAAAAGCAATTGATAACGGACTTATTCAGGATACAGGCAAAGACATTTCCGAGAGGGAGATTTTTTCAATGATATTTTTGCCGGGGTTTTCCACAAAGGAGAATGTGACGGAGTTTTCAGGCAGGGGTGTGGGTATGGATGTTGTGTCAAACAACATTGAGAAAATCGGCGGAATTGTTAATGTAGACAGCACAGTTGATGAAGGAACCACAATGACTATAAGGATACCCCTGACTTTGGCAATAATTGACGGTATGAATATAAGAGTTGCTAATTCAACATATACAATTCCTATAACATCAATAAAAGAATCCTTTAGGATAAAAGAAAATGAACTTATAACAGATCCGGATGGAAATGAAATGATAATGGTCAGGGGAGATTGCTATCCTGTCATTAGGATACACAGGCTATTTAATATAAATGATTCCATAACCAATATACATGAAGGTATTACAATTATGGTAGAAAGTGAAATGAATACAGTATGCCTTTTTGCGGATGAGCTTTTAGGCGAACAGCAGGTAGTTGTTAAGGCACTTCCTCAATATATTAAGAAGGTCAGAGGAATCGCAGGCTGTACGCTGCTTGGAGAAGGAACCATTAGCCTTATTCTTGATATTGCAGCAATTGTAAAAAATAAATAA
- a CDS encoding chemotaxis protein CheW, with product MAQLMEEMELDREDSQRDKFLTFSLGKEFYGVEIRYVMEIIGIQPITEVPELPHYIKGIINLRGKIIPVMDVRLRFKKEANEYNDRTCIIVIEVRDVFIGLIVDAVSDVLDISSSDIVPPPEVNANSNNKYIKGIGKVGSDVKLLLDCEKLINDDDGQLLLNI from the coding sequence ATGGCTCAATTAATGGAAGAAATGGAATTAGATCGAGAGGATTCTCAGAGGGACAAATTTTTGACATTTTCACTGGGAAAAGAATTTTATGGAGTTGAGATAAGATATGTAATGGAGATAATTGGGATTCAACCCATTACAGAAGTACCTGAACTGCCGCATTATATTAAAGGTATCATAAACTTGAGAGGAAAAATAATACCTGTTATGGATGTAAGGCTAAGGTTTAAAAAAGAAGCAAACGAGTATAATGACAGGACATGTATTATTGTAATCGAGGTAAGAGATGTATTTATAGGATTGATAGTTGATGCTGTCTCCGATGTGTTGGATATATCTTCTTCCGATATTGTTCCTCCCCCGGAGGTTAATGCAAATAGCAATAACAAATATATAAAGGGGATAGGAAAGGTTGGAAGCGATGTTAAGCTGCTATTGGACTGTGAAAAACTAATTAATGATGATGACGGTCAATTGCTTTTGAATATTTAG